The stretch of DNA CCAGGAAAAATCCATAAATAAAAATGATTTCATCTTGGTTCCAGCCGCCTAAAAAGGCTGTATGGCGGAATACGATTACGATGAAAATTAGGTTAACACCTTGAAATAATAGATCAGAAAGGATTTCAATAATCGTATCGACACGATAAGTAAGCCTTGTTTTTAAATATTGAGAGGCATATTGAAAGAACAATGATAGATAAAACATTGGTCAGCCCCCTTGTACAATTAAGTGTTTTTTTGCCAGCGACCATAAAAGACGAATTGGGATAAGTAAAATGACAACCCAGAATACCTGTGAAAGCAAAGCGTTATAGATTTCCTGGCCAACAAAGCCTTCTGTAAAAATCATACTTGGAACATAACTGATCGCTTGAAATGGCAAATAGGACATCACATCTTGAGCCCAACCTGGATAAAATGAAATCGGGAGAAGTAAGCCTGAGAATAAATCGATCACAACCCGTTTTGCTCGAATCAACCCAGAGTTGTTGAATAAAAAGAACGTCATAATTCCTGTTAATAGGTTGATATGTGTATTTACGATAAAACTAAAAATAAGTGAGATAAAGAAAAATAACCACGTAGTCAAACTAGCATCGAAGCGGACAGGAAATATTAATGCGACAATAATCATACCCGGGACAGAGAAAAACAATAAGCGAAAGACGCCTTCTCCTAGTGCCTGCATGGTTTTCATCCCTAAATAGTTATAGGGGCGAATCATTTCAATCGCAACTTTGCCGTCTTTGATTTCAGCAGCGATTTCACGGTCAATATTGTTATAATAAAACGCTCTTGCCATCCAAGCCACTGCCACATAGGTAGTCATTTGAGCGACGGACAATCCTTGAATTTCTTCTTTTCCGCCATAAATCGCTGACCATAAAAAATAGTAGGCTCCAATATTGATACTATAAATCAAAATCCCACTATAATAGTTTGTCCGGTAGGCGAGCATCATTAAAAAGCGAACTCGAATCATTTCGATATACATACTCATGTGAGGGCCATACCTTCTTCGTAAATCTTCCGGACAATCTCTTCCGTCGAAACCTCATTGATTCGAACATTTTTAATCGGATTCTTTTGCACGACATCACTTATCAATCGAGAGACCATTTGTTCATCCCCATTAATATATCCGAGCCAAGTGGTAGCGTCCTTTTGTTCCCATTGTATATTTTCGACACGAGGCAGGGAGCTGCGGGGGACTTCTGACAAAAATTCAAATTCAATTTGTTTTCCTTCCACTGCATGTTCTTGAAGCTGGTTCAGCTTGCCGTCATAAATAATTTTTCCTTCATCTAACAACACCACTCGACCACAAAGGGCTTCAATATCCGTTAAGTCATGTGTTGTCAAGAGTATGGTTGTTTTATATTGCTCGTTAATTTCCTGAAGAAACTTACGGATTTTTAACTTGACCAGTACATCTAGTCCAATCGTTGGCTCGTCCAAAAAGAGGAGCGAAGGATTGTGTACGAGAGCGGCGGCTAATTCGCAGCGCATCCGTTGTCCAAGGGACAGCTTACGTACGGGTTTATCTAGTAAAGGGCCGATTTCTAACGTTTCGATCACATGCCCCATATGACGGTTATAGTCTTCATCCGAAACACGGTATACTTTTTTTAATAACCGGAAAGATTCTTGAACAGCAATATCCCACCATAGCTGTGATCGCTGGCCGAAGACCACTCCAATGGTTCGGACGAATTCTTCACGCTGTTTATGGGGATTCATTCCATTAACGATAATGGAACCGGATGTGGGCGTCAAAATACCGGTTAACATTTTGATCGTCGTTGATTTACCAGCACCATTCTCTCCAATATAGCCAACCATTTCCCCTTGTTTAACCGTTAAGGAAATATTATCGACGGCCGCATGGACTTTATAATTTCTCGTAAATAAATCTCGAAAAGCTCCAGCCAAACCAGGCCGGCTTGTATAGGAATTAAATTCTTTCCGTAAATTTTGAACCTCAATGACATTCATTTCGTTTCCTCCTAGGAGTATAAAAAGAAAAACATACTATTGAATTCGGTCTTACCAATCTTAAATAATAACCTTAGGTAGTTTTTCATGCAAGTAAGGTGCACTTTCCTTCAGGTACTAATTATTATTTGCAAAAATTATTACGCTTAGCATTAAACAGCCATAAAGCGTAGCTCTATAAATAAAGAAAAATAAAAAACTTCCGGCCAGAATTTTGACCGGAAGCTTTTTATCTTTTTTAAGTACATCGATTAGATAGTGATCTGTACTGTTTCAGCATTTTTATCTACGTTAAAGCTGATTTTCGTATCTCCACAAACAAGATCATAATCACCAAGGAATCCTTGAAATGTAATGATTCCGTTGTCATCAGTCTTACATTTCACATTTGTAGACCAGTCACTTTTAATCAATTTCTTTAATACTTCATAAGAAGGTTTTGGGCTATTATCTATTCTGACAAATCCAGCAGGAGCACCCAGCCATGCACCATCATCACTGAAGGACCAGGTTGTAATGGCTTCTACTTGAGGATGTTTAAACAAAATCGAATACATTTCTTCTACTTCTTTTGCCTGACGTTCTTCAAACTCTGGTGTAGACGCCCATTCAGGTATCTGATAATCATTCAGGTCTTCAATTTCAGGTGGCATAAGATGACCAGAAGTCAATGTGTTTTCCGTAAAGTGAAGTGGAAGACCAAAGTGGGAGAAACGGTCTAATACTTCTTCTAATTTCTCACGCCCCCAATATCCCTGATGTTGATGGGATTGAATACCAATCGCATCAATGGAAATGCCAGCATGTAAACAGCCATCAATTAAGATTTCATAGTTAATGGAAGTATTAAAGTCATTTAATAATAGTGTTGCTCCAGGATTGAATTCACGTGTTTTGGCAAACATTTCTTTAATAATGCCAACACGGCTAAGATCTTTAGAGATTCTTGTGATACCATTGTCATACTTATCAAAGATTGGCATGATCACCACTTCGTTGATCACATCCCATATATCGATTAATCCTTTGAAATCTGATACTTCACGTTCAATTCTAGCAAACTGTGCTTTCAGAATTTCTTCATTGCTCATATCTAGCAGCCATGGAGCTGTTACGGTGTGCCAGCAAAGAGGATGTCCTTTCACGGTTACATTTCTTTCTTTTAACCACTGAGCAGCAACTTTTAGTTCGTTTGTCCGTGGTTTTCCTTTTTCAGGCTCGAACGTTCCCCAATAGAAAGGTAGTGTAGCAGAGTTAAATACATCTAAGAACTTTTCCAGCTTATTTTCCAAAAATGCAAGTCTGTCTGATGGTACATTTTTCTTTGCTACTTCGATTGCATCAAAAATACCGCAGCCAAATAAGAACTTATGGTTTGTCAGATTAATTGCTACTTCCTTTCCTGCAACTGGATATCCTGATGCATCAACAAGTTGGATGGTCTTGCTCGCCATACGGTGTGCAAATTCATTGGTCTGTACCATTATACTACCTCCATTTTCATAACCGTTTCTAACAGTTCTATTAATAGAAAACGCTTTCGTGTTGCAACAAAATTTTACCAAACTTTGTATATTGGGTAAACTAACTAGTGTGTTCATCTATAGTTTTTAAAGTAAGTAGTTTAATTATTATGGTAGTTATAGAGAGGGTAGCTATCTAATTGTTTTGCGCTAATTCATTAAGGGGCTGTTGAGGACTATGGCTTTTATTCGTACAATTGCTATTTAAAAGTATAGGATTGTATGATATTATTTTAAAAAAACAGTAAAGGTTGTTTTTATGAATTCACTAATTGCACCGACAGAATCAACGAAAACAAAAGTCATCGTCATAAATGCACTCTTCATCGCATTAACTCTTGTTGCCACGATGTTCATTAACATAAGGCTCCCAATCATGGGGAACGGTGGATTAATCCATCTTGGTAACGTACCTCTTTTTATAGCAGCCTTTGTTTACGGCAAAAGAACAGGAGCAATTGCAGGTGCCTTCGGAATGGGTTTATTTGATCTTCTCTCTGGCTGGGCACTATGGGCACCATTTACATTTATCATTGTAGGGGCAATGGGCTTCGTAGCCGGACTTATTTCCGAAAAAGTACCAGGGAAAAGGGTCTTTGTTAACACTCTGGCCGTTGTTGCTGCAGTAATCATTAAGGTTGTGGGCTATTATTTTACAGAAGTGCTCCTTTATGGTAACTGGATACAGCCATTCGGCTCCATCCCAGGAAACGTGATGCAGGTCGTAATCGCAGGTATAATAGTCGTACCACTTGTAAGTCGTTTAAAGAAAAGAATTTGATTACTATAGGGATTTTGGTAAAGAACTGGTTTGACCTCGACCATCGCTATCGATAGAAAAAGGATGAAGACACTCACAATTATTGATTTATCAATAGGTGTGAGTGCTTTTTTTTGCAAAAAAATAGGTTAATGGCTATTACGAACCTCACCACAAAATTGACTTGCACGGTGTGGTTTTGTTTTGGGATAAAACCACCATTATTTACAACAATAGAAATAGTATGTTGTGAAATGGGTGTGTTTTGATAAATGAGGAAAATATGGAGTATCTACACGACTGATTGGAAAAATATCTTCAGTGTTCCAACAGTGGCATTATTGGTGGTTGGACTTATGCTGCTTCCTTCTACTTATGCATGGTTTAACATCAAGTCTATGTGGGATCCATATGGCAATACTTCAGGCATCATCGTTGCCGTTGCCAATGAAGATGAAGGCGCTGTAGTTCGTTTAACCAAGCAGAAGATTAATGTTGGGGAAGATACGATAAAAAATCTAAAAAAGAATAAAAAGCTTGGCTGGGTGTTTGTCGACCAGAAAGAAGCCATTCGGGGCGTAAAACATGGAGATTATTATGCCTATCTTATTATTCCAAAAGAATTTTCCAAGAAAATTACAAGTATTTTAGAAGAGAATCCAGAAAAACCGCAAATCATTTTTGGTGTAAATGAAAAAATTAATGCTGTTGCTCCTAAAATTGCTGCCACAGGTGCCACAGGTGTTACTACCCAAATTAGTGAAGCATTTATCAAAACAGTTGGAGATGCGATTTTCTCGGCATTTTATAATGCTGGAGTTGAACTTGAAAAGGAATTACCATCCATTTTTTCTGTGGAAAACCAAATCTTTGAGCTTGAAAAGGCACTCCCGCAAATTGAAGAAATGGGACGTAAAGCAATTGAATTAGAAGGAAAACTTCCCGAAATTCATGAGAAAGGACAACAAATAGTAGCTTTAGAACAGAGGATTCCTGAACTTGACCAGGTAGGAGCCAACATCCTAAAAGTAGAGGAAAGCCTGCCGCTTGTCATGGATGCGGGTGAACAAGTGTTAGCAATGCAGGAAAGGCTAAACGAACTTTCTAGAACCACTGCCATCATCAATGACGTAGTGACTCATATAACAGAAATAGAAACACAAATAAAACAAGCAATGGATAGTGTTAATGAGGTGAATCAATCAGGTACAACAACCAATCCGGAGCAGTTAACTGCATTATACAATGAATTAATGAACATTCACGATATCATCCAAAATACCCGAACGGATTTACAACAAAAGGTAGATCAGGTTACTAGTGGTATAAACACTGCAGCAGATTTTGTGAAAGATGTATTACCCACGGTTGAACAAAAAATCCATAAAGCAGCAGATTTTGTTCGGAACGATTTACCTAAAGTGGAGTCCAATATTCGTGAAGCTGCCGATCTTATTCGCACTAAACTTCCAGCGGCAGAACAAACGATACATAAGGCAGCTGACTTTGCCAGAAATGATTTGCCGGGATTTGAAGAAAAAGTAAGGAATGCAGCAGATCGACTCAGACAGTTTAAGCGCAGTGTCAATATCTATGATTTGATTGAATACTTAAAGCATGATCCCAATAAGGAAAGCAGTTTTTTAGCAAAACCGATTCTGTTAAACACAGAGCGGATTTTTCCAATTCCGAATTACGGTTCAGCCATGACACCGTTTTATACCATGCTGGCACTTTGGGTAGGCGGTACACTTCTGGTGTCTTCACTACGAGTAGATGTCGAAAACGCAGAAAGCCAATATAAGCACTACCAAATTTATTTTGGAAGATTATTAACGTTTCTGACTATTGGTATTCTGCAAGCGGTCATTGTATCAATAGGAGATATATATTTAATCCATGCGTATATCGCGGACAAACTATGGTTTGTGTTATTTTGTATTTTTATCAGCATTGTATTTACGATTATTATTTATACTCTATGTTCGGTGTTTGGCAATATAGGAAAGGGGTTATCCATTATATTATTGGTATTGCAAATTTCCAGTTCAGGTGCAACCTTTCCGGTAAGTTTAACGCCATCCTTTTTTCAAACTTTGCACCCGTTCGTGCCATTTACTTATGCGGTCAGCCTACTGCGTGAAACGGTAGGTGGACTGATTAAGTCGATCGTGATAAGAGACACCCTTTATCTGCTAATTTTTGTTGGCATTAGCTTCCTATTGGCACTAGCTTTAAAACGGACTTTGGGTGCGTGGATTCACCGTACAGCAGAAAGGGCGAAATCAACCAAAATAGTCCCATAAAAATTATTATTAATTTAAACAAAGTCTTTGGCCCACCGGGTCAGAGACTTTGTTTGTGGATTAAAGGAAACCTCTAATTATTAATTGATTGTCTAATACTGTGAATTCGATTTACTATCATAATGAAGATTCATCAGGATTTATTATTGCTAAAACCTGATGGTCCTCCCATTTTCCATTGATTTTAACATTACTCTTTGAAATCCCTTCTTTTTCAAAACCTGCCTTTTCTAAAACTCGAATGGAACCAATGTTATGTGGCATAACTCCAGCTTCTATTCTATGTAATTTAAGAGTTGTAAAGGCATATTCTACAACTAACTTTACGGCCTCTGTCGCATATCCCTTACCATTATGGTCCTTGCTTAAACTGTAACCAACAATTGCACTCTGTAAAGGACCACGCAAAATACGAAAAAGCCCAATTGTTCCAATAAGCTCGTCGTTATCTCTTTTAAAAATCCCAAAATTGTATTCACTATCATTTTTTGCTTTTTCTATTTTTTCATTAAATAAGTCTCCTTGAAATTCTATTGTGTAATATTCTGGAGAGCGTTTCATTGTATAAGTTTGAAAAAAATCTTGATTGTTTTTTTCAAACTGAAGAAAATCATGAACGTCATCTAATGAAAGTAATCGTATATATATATTTCCGTCTTTTCTCATACTTCTTCACACGACCTTTTTTACATTATTTCATAGATAATTCTTTTCGCATGATAATATGTGGGATTCCATCTTCCATAAATACATCTGATGAAGTCTGATATCCAAGTTTTAAATAGAAACCTTCTGCCTGCGTTTGTCCGTGTAATTTAACCTGGGAAACTCCCTGTTCTTCAGCGATTTCCTCTAACTCTTGGATAATGATTTTTCCAAGACCAAATTTACGGTAAGGTTCCAGGATGCAGATTCGTTCCAATTTGCCTACGTCATCAACGAACCGAATCCTTCCAGTACCAACTGGTTGATCTTTATAATGAACTAATATGTGTTCGCAAAGTCCATTTAGTTTGTCAAATTGATCAAATTCGTCTTCTAGTGGTACGCCTTGTTCCTTCACAAAAACTTCTTTTCTAATTTGAAATGCTGTCGATAATTCCTCATAAGTGGATATTCTTGTTACTTTCATTTTTTTCCGTCCTTTTTGATAAATTTGTCCAGACTTAAAACATAAAAATTTGTTGCAAATGCAATATAATTAGTATAAATTAAATTTATATCAATTTTATAGTAAATGCAACAAAAAATGTGGGTTAAGGAGCTAATCATGCAGGAAATTCTTCGCGAAATTGGAATGATAGCTAGGGCATTAGATTCAATAAGTAATATTGAATTTAAAGAATATGACCTTACAAAAGGCCAGTATTTGTATTTGGTGCGATTATGTGAAAACCCTGGGATCATACAGGAAAAGTTAGCTGAAATGATAAAAGTAGATCGAACAACTGCAGCTCGTGCGATCAAAAAACTTGAAATGAATGGCTTTATTGAAAAGAAAGAAGATAAACATAACAAAAAAATTAAAAAGCTCTTTCCAACAGAGAAAGGGAAAAAAGTATATTCATTTATAAAAAGAGAAAATGATTATTCCAATCTTGTTGCATTAGAGGGGTTTTCTGAAAGAGAAGTAGAATCCATTTTCAATCTTCTTCAAAGGGTGAGGAAAAATATAGAAAAAGACTGGGAATATGTTAAAAAGGGAAACAAGAGAAATTATTGAGATAAAGGAGTGACAGATTTATATGACTATAAATATAAAAAAGTGTACCCTTGAAGATTCAAGTAAACTTCAAGAAATTAGTTATGAAACTTTTAATGAGACATTTAAGCATCAGAATTCACTAGAAAATATGCTTGCCTATTTGGAAAGAGCATTTAACATAAACCAATTAGAAAAAGAATTATCCTATATTACTTCGGAATTCTATTTCGTTTATTTTAATAATGAAGTCGCTGGATATTTAAAGGTCAATTCCGATGATACTCAGTCTGAAGACATGGGTGATGAATCACTTGAAGTCGAGAGGATTTATATTAAGAAGGAATTTCAAAAACATGGACTTGGTAAATATCTGCTAAATAAAGCGCTGGAGATTGCGATCGAACGTAATAAAAAGAAAATCTGGCTGGGCGTATGGGAAAAAAATGAAAATGCGATTGCCTTTTATAAGAAAATGGGTTTTGTTCAAACTGGTGCCCACTCTTTTTATATGGGTGATGAAGAACAAACGGACTTTATAATGACCAAAACATTCATATAAACACTAGGAACTTCTTCAAAAGTATGACTTAGGATTCCCCTTTCAAAAAATCATAACTAATGTGAACATTTGTTAGTTTTTGTAATTTAAATGAAACATTTATCTAAATGTATCGTATTAAAAAGTAGATAAGAGTAGGGGGAATTGGTTTATGAAGAAGATCCTTTTTGGTATAGTCTTAATTTTTTTACTTGCTTCGTGTTCAAGTAAAACATCATTTGAAGATAGAAGTGCTCAGTTACCTGACGAAATTATAAGTGTAATCGAACCATTACCAGATGATATTAAAGATGAAATGCTAATTCCAACGAAGTTGCTTTCAGAAGAATATAATGTGGACTTCGGATACACAACGGAACCAGTAAATGATCCAAATGGGAAAATTGTTCTTACTTATTTTATTTTTGCGGATGTAGATAGTGATTGGAATATTACATTAAATACCTTTCATACTCCTAGTACTCCAAGTCATGAGTCAAAAGATAATGAAACGATGAAACTTAAAAATGGAACAAAAGCCACTTACAGCGAAACCAAGGATGGGTTACAAAGAGGAATTATATGGACTGAAGACGATATTACACACGAAATTACTTTAATAGAAAACCCAGAAAGAAGTGAAACGATATACACAAAAGAAGATTTTATGGAAGTAGTAAACAATTTGAAATAAAACATCTTCAATAGAGAATAAAAAAATACATGAATGAGGTAAAATTAGGATAGGCTTTCAATGGGAAATTTATATATAATCAAACCAATACGAGTAAAAACAATAAGGGGGAAACGAATTTGACTAATGAAATCAGCAATAAAAAGGACTTGTCACCAGAACAACTTGAAGAATTACTCAATGCATTGAAAACACGTTTTGAGAAAAACATACAACGCCATGAAGGTATTGAATGGGCAGAAGTCCAAGCAAAACTAGAAGCAAATCCTGAAAAGTTGTGGTCGCTTAATGAAATGGAAAGAACTGGCGGTGAACCGGATGTTGTTGGCCATGACAAAGAGACGGGCGAATACATTTTTTATGATTGTTCAGCGGAAAGTCCTAAAGGTCGCAGAAGTGTTTGTTACGATCGTGAAGCGCTGGAGTCAAGGAAACAACATAAACCAGAAAATAGTGCTGTTAATATGGCGGCGGAAATGGGTATTGAACTTTTATCGGAAGAACAATATCGAAACTTGCAGAAACTTGGAATTTTCGATAAGAAATCATCAAGTTGGGTGCAAACGCCCTCTGATATTAGAAAACTTGGCGGCGCTATTTTTTGTGATTGGCGCTATGGCCACGTCTTTGTCTATCACAATGGGGCTGATTCCTACTATGCTGCCAGAGGGTTCCGTGGAGCCCTAAGGGTCTAATAGTTCAGACAGCCAAGGAAAGACTTTCATTAAATCAACGGGGCTTTACTTCTGTAAGGAGTAAAGCTTTTTGTTGTTCCACTACCGGCAGGTAATTTAATCTATAAAGGCTATAATAGAAGGAGAGTATGCATGAGAAAAATTCAGCCCTTTTAGTTGGATATAGGAGGGGTTGTAATATTTATTATGTTGATTTTTCTAATTATGATAGTCGAGATGAGAGTACTTGTAAGAAGACAAAAATGGTAAATGATAAGGAAGAAAATTTATGAATACATCTGTATATAAAAGAAAATTAACACCAGACTTAGCTCGAGGTTTTATGTTGTTATTTATTGCATTGGCACATGCAAATCAATTTATATTTTCACCAGAACGAGAAATTACACTTACCGACAAGTTAACGGTATTTATTCGGCAAGTAGTAATTGACGGACGTGCTTTCCCGTTGTTTGCAATCCTTTTTGGATATGGGCTTCACCAGGTATGGAAGGGTCAAGAGAGAAAAGGGATTAGTTGGAAGGATACGAAAAAAATTTTTAGACGAAGAGGAAGTTGGATGTT from Neobacillus sp. CF12 encodes:
- a CDS encoding daunorubicin ABC transporter permease encodes the protein MSMYIEMIRVRFLMMLAYRTNYYSGILIYSINIGAYYFLWSAIYGGKEEIQGLSVAQMTTYVAVAWMARAFYYNNIDREIAAEIKDGKVAIEMIRPYNYLGMKTMQALGEGVFRLLFFSVPGMIIVALIFPVRFDASLTTWLFFFISLIFSFIVNTHINLLTGIMTFFLFNNSGLIRAKRVVIDLFSGLLLPISFYPGWAQDVMSYLPFQAISYVPSMIFTEGFVGQEIYNALLSQVFWVVILLIPIRLLWSLAKKHLIVQGG
- a CDS encoding ATP-binding cassette domain-containing protein translates to MNVIEVQNLRKEFNSYTSRPGLAGAFRDLFTRNYKVHAAVDNISLTVKQGEMVGYIGENGAGKSTTIKMLTGILTPTSGSIIVNGMNPHKQREEFVRTIGVVFGQRSQLWWDIAVQESFRLLKKVYRVSDEDYNRHMGHVIETLEIGPLLDKPVRKLSLGQRMRCELAAALVHNPSLLFLDEPTIGLDVLVKLKIRKFLQEINEQYKTTILLTTHDLTDIEALCGRVVLLDEGKIIYDGKLNQLQEHAVEGKQIEFEFLSEVPRSSLPRVENIQWEQKDATTWLGYINGDEQMVSRLISDVVQKNPIKNVRINEVSTEEIVRKIYEEGMALT
- a CDS encoding endo-1,4-beta-xylanase, coding for MVQTNEFAHRMASKTIQLVDASGYPVAGKEVAINLTNHKFLFGCGIFDAIEVAKKNVPSDRLAFLENKLEKFLDVFNSATLPFYWGTFEPEKGKPRTNELKVAAQWLKERNVTVKGHPLCWHTVTAPWLLDMSNEEILKAQFARIEREVSDFKGLIDIWDVINEVVIMPIFDKYDNGITRISKDLSRVGIIKEMFAKTREFNPGATLLLNDFNTSINYEILIDGCLHAGISIDAIGIQSHQHQGYWGREKLEEVLDRFSHFGLPLHFTENTLTSGHLMPPEIEDLNDYQIPEWASTPEFEERQAKEVEEMYSILFKHPQVEAITTWSFSDDGAWLGAPAGFVRIDNSPKPSYEVLKKLIKSDWSTNVKCKTDDNGIITFQGFLGDYDLVCGDTKISFNVDKNAETVQITI
- a CDS encoding GNAT family protein, which codes for MRKDGNIYIRLLSLDDVHDFLQFEKNNQDFFQTYTMKRSPEYYTIEFQGDLFNEKIEKAKNDSEYNFGIFKRDNDELIGTIGLFRILRGPLQSAIVGYSLSKDHNGKGYATEAVKLVVEYAFTTLKLHRIEAGVMPHNIGSIRVLEKAGFEKEGISKSNVKINGKWEDHQVLAIINPDESSL
- a CDS encoding YhgE/Pip domain-containing protein, whose translation is MRKIWSIYTTDWKNIFSVPTVALLVVGLMLLPSTYAWFNIKSMWDPYGNTSGIIVAVANEDEGAVVRLTKQKINVGEDTIKNLKKNKKLGWVFVDQKEAIRGVKHGDYYAYLIIPKEFSKKITSILEENPEKPQIIFGVNEKINAVAPKIAATGATGVTTQISEAFIKTVGDAIFSAFYNAGVELEKELPSIFSVENQIFELEKALPQIEEMGRKAIELEGKLPEIHEKGQQIVALEQRIPELDQVGANILKVEESLPLVMDAGEQVLAMQERLNELSRTTAIINDVVTHITEIETQIKQAMDSVNEVNQSGTTTNPEQLTALYNELMNIHDIIQNTRTDLQQKVDQVTSGINTAADFVKDVLPTVEQKIHKAADFVRNDLPKVESNIREAADLIRTKLPAAEQTIHKAADFARNDLPGFEEKVRNAADRLRQFKRSVNIYDLIEYLKHDPNKESSFLAKPILLNTERIFPIPNYGSAMTPFYTMLALWVGGTLLVSSLRVDVENAESQYKHYQIYFGRLLTFLTIGILQAVIVSIGDIYLIHAYIADKLWFVLFCIFISIVFTIIIYTLCSVFGNIGKGLSIILLVLQISSSGATFPVSLTPSFFQTLHPFVPFTYAVSLLRETVGGLIKSIVIRDTLYLLIFVGISFLLALALKRTLGAWIHRTAERAKSTKIVP
- a CDS encoding DUF4256 domain-containing protein, with the translated sequence MTNEISNKKDLSPEQLEELLNALKTRFEKNIQRHEGIEWAEVQAKLEANPEKLWSLNEMERTGGEPDVVGHDKETGEYIFYDCSAESPKGRRSVCYDREALESRKQHKPENSAVNMAAEMGIELLSEEQYRNLQKLGIFDKKSSSWVQTPSDIRKLGGAIFCDWRYGHVFVYHNGADSYYAARGFRGALRV
- a CDS encoding membrane lipoprotein lipid attachment site-containing protein, translated to MKKILFGIVLIFLLASCSSKTSFEDRSAQLPDEIISVIEPLPDDIKDEMLIPTKLLSEEYNVDFGYTTEPVNDPNGKIVLTYFIFADVDSDWNITLNTFHTPSTPSHESKDNETMKLKNGTKATYSETKDGLQRGIIWTEDDITHEITLIENPERSETIYTKEDFMEVVNNLK
- a CDS encoding ECF transporter S component; protein product: MNSLIAPTESTKTKVIVINALFIALTLVATMFINIRLPIMGNGGLIHLGNVPLFIAAFVYGKRTGAIAGAFGMGLFDLLSGWALWAPFTFIIVGAMGFVAGLISEKVPGKRVFVNTLAVVAAVIIKVVGYYFTEVLLYGNWIQPFGSIPGNVMQVVIAGIIVVPLVSRLKKRI
- a CDS encoding GNAT family N-acetyltransferase → MTINIKKCTLEDSSKLQEISYETFNETFKHQNSLENMLAYLERAFNINQLEKELSYITSEFYFVYFNNEVAGYLKVNSDDTQSEDMGDESLEVERIYIKKEFQKHGLGKYLLNKALEIAIERNKKKIWLGVWEKNENAIAFYKKMGFVQTGAHSFYMGDEEQTDFIMTKTFI
- a CDS encoding MarR family transcriptional regulator; protein product: MQEILREIGMIARALDSISNIEFKEYDLTKGQYLYLVRLCENPGIIQEKLAEMIKVDRTTAARAIKKLEMNGFIEKKEDKHNKKIKKLFPTEKGKKVYSFIKRENDYSNLVALEGFSEREVESIFNLLQRVRKNIEKDWEYVKKGNKRNY
- a CDS encoding GNAT family N-acetyltransferase, with the protein product MKVTRISTYEELSTAFQIRKEVFVKEQGVPLEDEFDQFDKLNGLCEHILVHYKDQPVGTGRIRFVDDVGKLERICILEPYRKFGLGKIIIQELEEIAEEQGVSQVKLHGQTQAEGFYLKLGYQTSSDVFMEDGIPHIIMRKELSMK